From the Paludibacterium paludis genome, one window contains:
- a CDS encoding MarR family winged helix-turn-helix transcriptional regulator, which yields MSALPDQFSDLIITLPKMWKTLLDERFKPFNMSSARWQVLFKLGRADEALTQNELALRIGIEPASLVRLIDALEGEGLVVRQPDPDDRRIKRVRLTPEAIELSRELFDIADGLRADILSSVDQGELEVCLNVLKSIRGEVEKRLGSR from the coding sequence ATGAGCGCACTGCCGGACCAGTTCAGTGATCTGATCATCACCTTGCCAAAGATGTGGAAAACGTTGCTGGATGAGCGCTTTAAACCGTTCAACATGTCTTCCGCGCGCTGGCAGGTTCTGTTCAAGCTCGGCCGCGCGGACGAAGCCCTGACGCAGAACGAGCTTGCCTTGCGCATCGGCATCGAACCGGCATCGCTTGTTCGTCTCATCGATGCGCTCGAAGGCGAGGGTCTTGTCGTGCGCCAGCCCGATCCGGACGACCGTCGCATCAAGCGTGTCAGACTGACGCCCGAGGCGATCGAGTTGAGCCGCGAGCTTTTTGACATCGCCGACGGTTTGCGCGCGGACATCCTGTCGTCCGTGGATCAGGGCGAACTCGAAGTGTGCCTTAACGTGCTCAAGTCGATTCGTGGCGAAGTCGAGAAACGGCTCGGATCGCGCTGA
- a CDS encoding Nramp family divalent metal transporter, whose protein sequence is MSRATFARFCRSPGMRYLGPAFLVSVGYMDPGNWSTAIAAGSEEGHALLWVLVASSLMAWLLQTLSARLGIVTGQDLATASREAYGPRLNRILLALATIAVIATDLAEILGMAIGLHLLFALDMAWCVALTLCDTLLFLLLSARGLRTLESAVIAMIAVVALAFAAQLAIVAPSGTDIVHGMIVRPLDGHALYLAIGIMGATIMPHNLYLHSALVKTTASPDLARVRATLKRNARDTGLALGIAFAVNAAILIVAATAFHHDGAAVGGLSDAHRLFGERFGHPAQILFAVALILCGQSSTLTGALAGQVILEGHGKLHWKGWQRRLVTRAIALVPAFLTIVLAGDRSLDTLLVASQVILSLQLGFAVIPLLRLTGNRSVMGRLRPPVGARALAWAVALFILLLNGKLVLQTVGELSALPGWAGVAARFGGYPAAIAAGVLLAYLAIVRLKWPQDENGQRDPSRFSTSPRIDLSTLRHTSSSP, encoded by the coding sequence ATGTCACGAGCCACCTTCGCCCGTTTCTGCCGTTCTCCCGGCATGCGCTACCTGGGCCCGGCCTTTCTCGTCAGCGTCGGCTACATGGATCCCGGCAACTGGTCCACCGCCATCGCGGCGGGCAGTGAAGAAGGTCATGCGCTGCTATGGGTGCTGGTCGCATCCAGTCTGATGGCATGGCTGCTGCAGACACTCAGCGCGAGGCTCGGCATCGTGACCGGACAGGATCTGGCCACCGCGTCGCGCGAGGCGTACGGCCCACGGCTGAACCGCATCCTGCTGGCGCTGGCAACGATAGCCGTGATCGCCACGGATCTGGCCGAAATCCTCGGCATGGCCATCGGATTGCATTTACTGTTCGCCCTGGACATGGCGTGGTGCGTCGCCCTGACACTCTGCGACACCCTGCTTTTTCTGCTGCTCAGCGCGCGCGGTCTGCGCACTCTCGAAAGCGCGGTCATCGCCATGATCGCCGTCGTCGCCTTGGCGTTCGCCGCGCAACTGGCCATCGTCGCCCCTTCCGGCACCGACATCGTTCACGGGATGATCGTCCGTCCGCTCGACGGTCACGCGCTCTACCTGGCCATCGGCATCATGGGCGCGACCATCATGCCCCACAACCTCTATCTGCATTCCGCGCTGGTCAAGACAACCGCCAGCCCGGATCTTGCCCGGGTTCGGGCTACCCTGAAGCGCAATGCCCGGGACACGGGACTCGCGCTGGGCATCGCCTTCGCCGTCAACGCGGCCATCCTCATCGTCGCGGCCACCGCGTTCCACCATGATGGCGCAGCGGTAGGCGGACTGTCCGACGCCCACCGCCTGTTCGGCGAACGTTTCGGCCATCCGGCGCAGATCCTGTTCGCCGTCGCGCTGATCCTGTGCGGGCAGTCGTCCACCCTGACCGGCGCCCTGGCAGGTCAGGTCATTCTTGAAGGTCATGGGAAGTTGCACTGGAAGGGCTGGCAGCGGCGCCTTGTCACACGCGCCATCGCCCTCGTCCCGGCCTTCCTGACAATCGTCCTGGCCGGTGACCGAAGCCTCGATACCCTCCTGGTCGCCAGTCAGGTGATTCTCAGCCTGCAATTGGGCTTCGCGGTGATTCCCTTGCTGAGACTGACAGGAAACCGCTCGGTGATGGGCCGGTTGCGCCCGCCTGTCGGCGCGCGCGCGCTGGCCTGGGCGGTCGCCTTGTTCATCTTGCTGCTAAACGGGAAGCTGGTGCTGCAAACGGTGGGGGAATTGTCGGCGCTGCCGGGATGGGCCGGCGTGGCCGCCCGGTTCGGCGGCTACCCGGCGGCCATCGCGGCGGGAGTTTTGCTGGCCTATCTGGCCATCGTCCGGCTCAAATGGCCGCAGGATGAAAACGGTCAGCGCGATCCGAGCCGTTTCTCGACTTCGCCACGAATCGACTTGAGCACGTTAAGGCACACTTCGAGTTCGCCCTGA
- a CDS encoding inositol monophosphatase family protein, with protein sequence MHPMLNVAVKAARRAGNVILRASNNLDAVRVEKKKHNDFVSEVDHAAEAAILDVILEAYPKHAILAEESGAQRLGESEYEWIIDPIDGTTNFIHGHPQFAISIALAHKGQIQQAVVYDPGRNDLFTASRGVGAFLNDRRIRVSRRSFMNECVISTGFPVSDQSYVDTYLAMLKDVLGKTAGVRREGAASLDLCNVACGRVDGFWELNLKPWDIAAGSLIVQEAGGIVTDLRGEQTWLDSGDIVAANPKVLAQLLHLLAPHVK encoded by the coding sequence ATGCATCCGATGCTCAATGTCGCGGTTAAAGCCGCTCGCCGCGCAGGTAACGTCATCCTGCGCGCGTCGAACAACCTCGACGCTGTCCGCGTAGAGAAAAAGAAACACAACGACTTCGTTTCCGAGGTGGATCATGCCGCCGAGGCGGCGATCCTCGACGTGATCCTCGAGGCCTACCCCAAGCACGCCATTTTAGCAGAAGAGTCCGGCGCCCAACGGCTTGGCGAATCCGAGTACGAATGGATCATCGACCCCATCGACGGCACCACCAATTTCATTCACGGCCATCCTCAGTTCGCGATCTCGATCGCGCTGGCGCACAAGGGCCAGATCCAGCAAGCCGTCGTCTACGATCCGGGCCGCAACGACCTTTTCACGGCATCGCGCGGTGTCGGCGCCTTCCTCAACGATCGCCGCATCCGCGTCTCGCGCCGCTCGTTCATGAACGAATGCGTGATTTCCACGGGCTTCCCGGTCAGCGATCAGTCGTATGTCGACACCTACCTCGCCATGCTCAAGGATGTTCTGGGCAAGACCGCCGGCGTCCGCCGCGAAGGCGCGGCGTCGCTCGATCTGTGCAATGTGGCCTGCGGCCGCGTTGACGGATTCTGGGAACTCAACCTCAAACCGTGGGACATCGCGGCCGGCAGCCTGATCGTTCAAGAAGCGGGCGGCATCGTCACCGATCTGCGAGGCGAGCAGACCTGGCTGGACAGCGGCGATATCGTGGCGGCCAACCCCAAGGTGCTGGCACAGTTGCTGCATCTGCTCGCGCCGCACGTCAAGTAA
- a CDS encoding RNA methyltransferase, with translation MNKPEVPDFLKNIRIVLARPNHPGNIGSAARAMKTMGLSRLVLVAPRAFPDPEAVTLASGAADLLETARVVKTLAEALEGVTVACALTSRRRELTMEPVTPREAVPDLLARARTGEEIAIVFGNETFGLSIEEVECCNRLLTIAGNPDYFSLNLAMAVQVVTYELFSQAGVGVEHLRQEAEPATLDEVEGFCGHLDQTMEHIGYYRRRNGERLMRRMRSLFHRAALQREEIDILRGFLKQVQRAHDGQLRDTDRGE, from the coding sequence ATGAATAAACCCGAAGTCCCTGATTTTTTAAAGAACATCCGTATTGTGCTGGCCAGACCCAACCATCCGGGCAATATCGGATCGGCTGCCCGCGCGATGAAAACCATGGGACTGTCCCGGCTCGTGCTGGTGGCGCCCAGGGCGTTTCCCGACCCGGAAGCCGTGACGCTCGCGTCAGGCGCGGCGGATCTGCTGGAAACGGCCCGCGTCGTGAAAACCCTTGCCGAGGCGCTCGAGGGCGTGACCGTGGCCTGCGCGCTGACCAGCCGCCGGCGCGAGTTGACAATGGAGCCGGTTACGCCGCGCGAGGCGGTGCCGGATCTCCTCGCCCGGGCCCGCACTGGGGAGGAAATCGCCATCGTGTTCGGCAACGAGACTTTCGGGCTGTCGATCGAGGAAGTCGAATGCTGTAACCGCTTGCTGACCATCGCCGGCAATCCCGACTATTTTTCGCTCAATCTGGCGATGGCTGTGCAAGTCGTGACCTATGAGCTGTTCAGCCAGGCTGGCGTCGGCGTGGAGCATCTGCGCCAGGAAGCTGAGCCGGCAACCCTCGACGAAGTCGAGGGATTCTGCGGTCACCTTGACCAGACCATGGAGCATATCGGTTACTACCGCCGCCGCAACGGCGAGCGGCTGATGCGGCGCATGCGTTCGCTGTTCCATCGCGCCGCGCTGCAGCGCGAGGAGATCGACATCCTGCGCGGTTTTCTCAAACAGGTGCAGCGTGCCCACGACGGACAGCTTCGCGACACCGATCGCGGCGAGTGA
- a CDS encoding DUF1853 family protein: MPTTDSFATPIAASEPEWLAGLRHPAVRDLACLLFSEPPWHMADAIDPVRLQGPDAVSRLRSLDRAPGCLERWLSASPSNRLGRYAEHLLAFWFDTSSHSRLAARNVQVRRGNGMTIGEFDFLLWLDGEPWHLELACKFYLKLGESPLECVGASLGDGMQLKTLAMKRQLALPTLPEGARALPDGFAGCRSAARLVGGLFAGAGGGDPEGTLGGWWRQGAESLPCRGAAARWVILDRSRWLSPWRGGQAASLDAGELAARLQGADRVAMVAEIMEDNGTWREVSRGFVVPEGWPDAKRLAELYGRSGPRP, encoded by the coding sequence GTGCCCACGACGGACAGCTTCGCGACACCGATCGCGGCGAGTGAACCCGAGTGGCTGGCCGGATTGAGGCATCCGGCCGTGCGCGACCTGGCCTGTCTGCTGTTCTCCGAGCCGCCGTGGCATATGGCGGACGCCATCGATCCCGTCCGCTTGCAGGGGCCCGACGCGGTGAGCCGGCTACGAAGCCTCGACCGCGCTCCAGGCTGTCTTGAGCGCTGGTTGTCGGCCTCGCCTTCCAACCGGCTTGGTCGTTATGCCGAGCATCTTCTGGCGTTCTGGTTCGATACCTCGTCGCATTCCCGTCTTGCCGCCCGCAACGTACAGGTGCGGCGCGGTAACGGAATGACGATCGGCGAGTTCGATTTTCTGCTCTGGCTCGATGGCGAGCCATGGCATCTGGAGCTTGCCTGCAAATTCTATCTGAAGCTTGGTGAGTCACCACTGGAATGCGTCGGCGCGAGTCTTGGCGATGGCATGCAGCTCAAGACCCTGGCGATGAAGCGTCAATTGGCGTTGCCGACTCTGCCGGAGGGCGCGCGCGCCTTGCCTGACGGGTTTGCCGGATGCCGCAGCGCGGCGCGCCTGGTGGGGGGGCTGTTCGCCGGGGCCGGCGGTGGGGATCCTGAGGGAACGCTGGGCGGCTGGTGGCGGCAAGGCGCCGAGTCCTTGCCTTGCCGGGGCGCCGCGGCGCGCTGGGTGATTCTTGACCGGAGCCGCTGGCTGTCGCCCTGGCGGGGCGGGCAAGCCGCAAGTCTTGATGCGGGAGAGCTGGCCGCGCGGCTGCAGGGGGCCGATCGTGTGGCGATGGTCGCCGAAATCATGGAAGACAATGGAACGTGGAGAGAGGTCTCCAGGGGATTCGTGGTGCCGGAAGGCTGGCCGGATGCGAAACGGCTGGCCGAGCTGTACGGGCGGAGCGGACCCCGCCCGTGA
- the fnr gene encoding fumarate/nitrate reduction transcriptional regulator Fnr: MNDQTLIPLHTLKVSCSNCSLRELCLPVGLNREELAQLDAVIRQSRRLKRGEFLFRSGENFKSLYAIRTGFFKTCVSSQDGREQVTGFLMSGELMGLDGISSSVHGCDAIALEDSEVCELPFSRMESLGRDIPSLQHHFFRLMSREIVRDQNVMLLLGNMKAEERLAAFLLNLSQRLSSRGFAANDFVLRMSREEIGSFLGLKLETVSRTLSKFQQQGWITVDHKHIQLVLPEQLKELISGCVHANGQ; this comes from the coding sequence ATGAACGACCAAACGTTGATCCCGCTCCATACTCTCAAGGTAAGCTGCTCCAACTGCAGTCTGCGAGAATTGTGTCTGCCCGTCGGACTTAACCGCGAAGAGCTCGCCCAGCTCGACGCCGTCATCCGCCAGAGTCGCCGCCTCAAGCGCGGGGAGTTCCTGTTCCGCAGCGGCGAGAACTTCAAGTCCCTGTACGCCATCCGCACCGGTTTCTTCAAGACCTGTGTATCGAGCCAGGATGGTCGCGAACAGGTGACCGGCTTCCTGATGTCCGGCGAACTGATGGGTCTTGACGGCATATCCTCCAGCGTTCACGGCTGCGACGCGATCGCCCTGGAGGACAGCGAAGTCTGCGAGCTGCCCTTCTCCCGCATGGAGAGTCTCGGCCGCGACATCCCCAGCCTGCAGCACCATTTCTTCCGGTTGATGAGCCGCGAGATCGTTCGCGACCAGAACGTCATGCTGCTTCTTGGCAACATGAAGGCGGAAGAACGGCTGGCCGCCTTCCTGCTCAACCTTTCCCAGCGCCTGTCCAGCCGCGGCTTCGCCGCCAACGACTTCGTGCTGCGCATGAGCCGCGAGGAAATCGGCAGCTTCCTTGGCCTCAAGCTCGAAACGGTCAGCCGCACCCTGTCGAAATTCCAGCAGCAAGGCTGGATCACCGTCGACCACAAGCACATCCAGCTGGTGCTGCCGGAGCAGCTCAAGGAGCTGATCTCGGGCTGCGTACACGCCAACGGTCAGTAA
- the hemN gene encoding oxygen-independent coproporphyrinogen III oxidase — protein MTPTHPFFPDSCEFDRELIERLDCSGPRYTSYPTADRFTAAFGPDDYLRWLGQHQLGQSNRAISLYAHLPFCNTVCYYCGCNKIITKDKSKADTYLDYLEKEVDAVVAALGKREKVIQLHFGGGTPTFLSDAQLERLMTLLKTRFEFLPEGEYSIEIDPRKVGRDTVFELARLGFNRMSVGIQDFDPAVQQAVNRVQSEAETLEVIEAAREAGFRSVSVDLIYGLPLQTLDSVMATLDKVIRIAPDRIALYNYAHLPTVFMPQRRINEADLPSAETKLDILQESVKRLTDAGYVFIGMDHFAKPDDDLAVALRQGRLQRNFQGYSTHADCDMIGLGVSSIGKIGPCYTQNHKDIDAYYAALDEGRLPVMRGMVLDGDDILRRSIIQSLMCRFALSVEATEDVFGINFAHYFAEELPKIRELQAMGLLSFDGDFLMVEPKGRFLIRNIAMIFDKHLRDRQSGARYSKVI, from the coding sequence ATGACACCCACCCACCCGTTTTTTCCGGACAGCTGCGAATTCGATCGCGAGCTTATTGAGCGTCTGGATTGCTCCGGACCGCGCTACACCTCGTATCCCACGGCTGACCGCTTCACCGCCGCGTTTGGCCCCGACGATTATCTGCGCTGGTTGGGCCAGCATCAACTGGGTCAAAGCAATCGGGCAATATCATTATATGCTCATTTACCTTTTTGCAACACTGTCTGCTACTACTGCGGTTGCAACAAGATCATCACCAAAGACAAGTCAAAGGCGGATACCTACCTCGATTATCTGGAAAAAGAGGTGGATGCGGTTGTCGCCGCGCTGGGCAAACGGGAGAAAGTCATTCAGTTGCATTTCGGTGGTGGAACGCCGACGTTCCTGTCGGATGCACAACTGGAACGGTTGATGACCTTGCTCAAGACACGTTTCGAATTCCTGCCCGAAGGCGAGTATTCGATCGAAATCGATCCGCGCAAGGTCGGCCGCGATACCGTGTTCGAGCTGGCGCGTCTGGGCTTTAACCGCATGAGTGTCGGTATCCAGGACTTCGATCCGGCCGTGCAGCAGGCGGTGAACCGGGTACAGAGCGAAGCCGAAACGCTGGAAGTGATCGAGGCCGCGCGCGAAGCAGGATTCCGCTCGGTGAGCGTCGATCTGATCTATGGCCTGCCGCTGCAGACGCTCGATTCCGTGATGGCCACGCTGGACAAGGTGATCCGCATCGCGCCGGACCGCATCGCCCTGTACAACTACGCGCACTTGCCGACCGTGTTCATGCCGCAGCGCCGCATCAACGAAGCGGATCTGCCCAGCGCCGAAACCAAGCTGGACATTCTGCAGGAGTCGGTGAAGAGATTGACGGATGCCGGATATGTCTTCATCGGCATGGACCACTTCGCCAAGCCCGACGACGATCTCGCGGTCGCGCTGCGCCAGGGACGGCTGCAGCGGAATTTCCAGGGTTATTCGACGCATGCCGATTGCGACATGATCGGACTCGGGGTGTCGTCGATCGGCAAGATCGGACCCTGTTACACGCAAAACCACAAGGACATCGATGCCTATTACGCGGCGCTGGATGAAGGCCGCCTTCCCGTCATGCGGGGAATGGTGCTCGATGGCGACGATATTCTGCGGCGCTCCATCATCCAGTCGCTGATGTGCCGTTTTGCCTTGTCCGTCGAAGCCACCGAAGATGTGTTCGGCATCAATTTCGCGCACTACTTTGCCGAGGAGTTGCCGAAGATCCGCGAACTGCAGGCCATGGGGCTGCTGAGCTTCGATGGCGATTTCCTGATGGTCGAGCCCAAGGGCCGTTTCCTGATCCGCAATATTGCGATGATTTTCGACAAGCACCTGCGCGACCGCCAAAGCGGCGCCCGCTATTCGAAAGTGATCTGA
- the udk gene encoding uridine kinase, whose amino-acid sequence MTTPFIIGIAGGSGSGKTTVTRKLVETIGADKAAVVIQDFYYRDQSNLTFEQRLLTNYDHPHAFDWPLLMQHIDDLRNGVPVDMPIYDFARHTRSDATQTVVPAPVILIEGFYSLYDAALRDMMSLKIFVDTDSDVRFIRRLQRDIAERGRSMQNVIDQYMATVRPMHNQFIEPTKRFADVILPHGCNDPAVDMITARIESLIV is encoded by the coding sequence ATGACAACTCCCTTCATCATCGGTATCGCCGGTGGCAGCGGCAGCGGCAAAACGACCGTGACCCGCAAACTGGTCGAGACCATCGGCGCCGACAAGGCCGCCGTCGTCATTCAGGACTTCTACTACCGCGACCAGAGCAATCTGACCTTCGAACAGCGGCTCTTGACCAATTACGACCACCCGCACGCCTTCGACTGGCCGCTCCTGATGCAGCATATCGATGATCTGAGGAACGGGGTGCCCGTCGACATGCCGATCTACGATTTCGCCCGCCACACACGGTCGGACGCCACCCAGACCGTCGTGCCGGCGCCCGTCATCCTGATCGAGGGCTTCTATTCTCTGTACGACGCGGCGCTTCGCGACATGATGTCGCTGAAGATTTTCGTGGACACCGATTCGGATGTCCGCTTCATCCGCCGCCTGCAACGCGACATCGCCGAGCGCGGCCGCTCGATGCAGAACGTCATCGACCAGTACATGGCCACGGTGCGACCGATGCACAACCAGTTCATCGAGCCGACCAAGCGCTTTGCCGACGTGATTCTGCCCCACGGCTGCAACGACCCGGCGGTGGACATGATCACCGCCCGCATCGAAAGCCTGATCGTCTGA
- a CDS encoding MFS transporter produces MKPATARLLAPYRSLPRTVYIQLVACLLNNAGGMAKLFLPLYLHERYGIDYRWIGFLVSAYGVGALSGAYLGGALSDRVSATALAKAFMAVSALSMLAMFLPLPLWLFLPLLVISGFSDGAFRPVNQRLALEPCPDARRPVAQGMLRIATNLGVALSGVTGGLIAAHGYQWVYASNGAASLLGALWLALAYRGNSALPEPRRRQDSPAHGTGSPWRDPAFLWLMASLMITIAIFDQMYSSVGLFLKDRYHLPPQWLGYLFTINGAMVVLFQLPVARRVMRWGLGAGAAAGVLFNGLGYLWLLAGQGPLFAVLMAITVTVGELLISPVFSQLVMMRSENRLRGRYLGLYTAVWSGRTIYAPALGTFIYGSWGGSVLWSACAIATLTAVALQTRPVRAILAGHSGTVQT; encoded by the coding sequence GTGAAACCTGCCACCGCCCGGCTTCTGGCTCCCTACCGTTCGTTGCCGCGCACTGTTTACATCCAGTTGGTCGCCTGCCTGCTCAACAATGCCGGAGGCATGGCCAAACTGTTTCTTCCGCTCTATCTGCACGAACGCTACGGTATCGACTACCGCTGGATCGGTTTTCTGGTCTCGGCCTACGGCGTCGGCGCATTGAGCGGCGCCTACCTGGGGGGCGCGCTGTCCGACCGCGTTTCCGCCACGGCGCTGGCCAAGGCCTTCATGGCCGTCTCGGCGCTGTCCATGCTGGCGATGTTCCTGCCTTTGCCCTTGTGGCTGTTTCTTCCCTTGTTGGTCATCTCGGGCTTCAGCGACGGCGCGTTCCGGCCGGTCAACCAGCGGCTCGCCCTGGAGCCCTGTCCCGATGCCCGCCGGCCTGTCGCTCAGGGCATGCTGCGCATCGCCACCAACCTGGGGGTCGCGCTCAGCGGCGTCACCGGTGGCCTGATCGCCGCGCACGGCTACCAGTGGGTGTATGCCAGCAACGGCGCGGCAAGCCTGCTTGGCGCACTGTGGCTGGCACTGGCCTACCGGGGAAACTCGGCCCTGCCCGAACCGCGCCGCCGGCAGGATAGTCCGGCACACGGCACCGGCAGTCCTTGGCGCGACCCGGCTTTTCTGTGGCTGATGGCAAGCCTGATGATCACCATCGCCATTTTCGACCAGATGTATTCCAGCGTGGGGCTGTTCCTCAAGGACCGCTACCACTTGCCGCCCCAATGGCTGGGGTATCTTTTCACGATCAATGGCGCGATGGTGGTGCTGTTCCAGCTTCCCGTCGCGCGGCGGGTGATGCGCTGGGGGCTTGGCGCCGGCGCCGCGGCCGGCGTGCTCTTCAACGGTCTGGGCTATCTGTGGCTGCTGGCGGGCCAGGGGCCGCTGTTCGCGGTGTTGATGGCGATCACCGTGACGGTCGGGGAGCTGCTGATCTCGCCGGTGTTTTCGCAACTGGTGATGATGCGTTCGGAAAACCGGCTGCGCGGACGCTATCTGGGTCTGTACACCGCGGTCTGGTCGGGTCGCACCATCTATGCCCCGGCCCTGGGAACGTTCATTTACGGCAGCTGGGGCGGCTCGGTGCTGTGGAGCGCCTGCGCCATCGCCACGTTGACCGCCGTCGCCCTGCAGACCCGGCCGGTGCGCGCCATCCTCGCCGGGCATTCCGGCACGGTGCAAACCTGA
- a CDS encoding arylesterase, with translation MKKLAFLLLSLIGLAAHGSTVLVFGDSLSAGYGLRPAEGWVALLQKELGPAHRVINASLSGETTAGGLARLPEALSAHRPDIVVLELGGNDGLRGLPLTDMKTNLAAMIRASRASGAKVVLVGMALPPNYGPDYTRRFTDVYRQLARQYSTAWVPLLVEGFAADLSQFQSDGIHPTAAAQPRMMRNVRARLPLR, from the coding sequence ATGAAGAAACTCGCTTTCCTTTTGCTGTCCCTGATCGGCCTTGCCGCGCACGGCTCGACCGTACTGGTGTTCGGCGACAGCCTGTCCGCCGGGTACGGGCTGCGTCCGGCGGAAGGCTGGGTCGCGCTGCTGCAGAAAGAACTGGGGCCCGCGCACCGGGTGATCAACGCCAGCCTGTCCGGCGAAACCACGGCGGGCGGTCTTGCCCGGCTGCCCGAAGCGCTGTCGGCCCACCGCCCCGATATCGTGGTGCTCGAACTGGGCGGCAACGACGGGCTGCGTGGCCTGCCGCTTACCGACATGAAAACCAATCTGGCCGCGATGATCCGGGCCAGCCGGGCATCGGGCGCGAAAGTCGTGCTGGTGGGCATGGCCCTGCCGCCCAATTACGGCCCAGACTATACCCGCCGTTTCACCGATGTCTATCGCCAACTGGCCAGACAGTACTCTACCGCCTGGGTTCCCCTGCTCGTGGAAGGCTTCGCGGCCGACCTGTCCCAGTTCCAGTCCGACGGAATCCACCCAACCGCCGCCGCCCAGCCGCGCATGATGCGCAACGTCCGGGCGCGGCTTCCGCTGCGGTAA
- a CDS encoding ABC transporter ATP-binding protein — MTASSVSEPDKTIVLAARGLAKSIDFHGEHLTILRSADLTLARGESLAIVGASGSGKSTLLSLLAGLDYPSNGEVMLLGQPLFELSEDQRARLRRDRVGFVFQNFQLLPQLSALENVMLPLELAGRKDARQSALAMMERVGLSHRLRHFPRHLSGGEQQRVALARAFVIEPRVLFADEPTGNLDLGSGRQIIDLLFRLNAEEGTSLVLVTHDTELAGRCDAICRLVDGQLNGAGR; from the coding sequence ATGACGGCATCCTCGGTGAGCGAACCGGACAAGACGATCGTGTTGGCCGCGCGCGGCCTGGCCAAGAGCATCGATTTTCACGGCGAGCACCTGACCATCCTGCGCTCAGCGGATCTGACCCTTGCCCGCGGTGAAAGCCTGGCGATCGTCGGCGCTTCCGGATCGGGAAAGTCTACTCTTTTGTCCTTGCTCGCGGGACTGGATTATCCCTCGAACGGCGAGGTGATGCTGCTGGGCCAGCCGCTTTTCGAGCTTTCCGAGGATCAGCGCGCCAGACTGCGGCGCGACAGGGTCGGTTTCGTTTTTCAGAACTTTCAGTTGCTTCCCCAGTTGTCCGCCCTGGAAAACGTCATGCTCCCTCTCGAGCTCGCGGGCCGGAAAGACGCGCGCCAGAGCGCGCTCGCGATGATGGAGCGCGTGGGGCTGTCCCACCGGCTGCGGCATTTTCCGCGCCACCTCTCCGGCGGGGAGCAGCAACGGGTGGCTCTGGCGCGGGCCTTCGTGATCGAGCCGCGCGTCCTGTTCGCCGATGAGCCGACCGGCAATCTCGATCTGGGCAGCGGCCGGCAGATCATCGATCTTCTGTTTCGTCTCAATGCCGAAGAGGGCACGTCGCTGGTGCTGGTGACCCACGACACGGAGCTTGCCGGCCGCTGCGACGCGATTTGCCGTCTCGTCGACGGACAACTGAACGGAGCGGGGCGATGA